One genomic region from Rhodococcus sp. SBT000017 encodes:
- a CDS encoding agmatine/peptidylarginine deiminase, with the protein MTTTATTFTMPSETAPQDKVWMAFPCEGYSLGDDPEAKHEARSTWAAVAHAVAEFEPVTVVVDPAERAVASTYLSRDIDIVEAPLNDAWMRDIGPTFVHAQDGSVAAVDWVFNGWGAQDWAQWDKDSRIGEFVANQAAVPRITSSMVNEGGGIAVDGAGTVLVTETVQLDPGRNPGLSKADIEAELARTIGAQHVIWLPRGLTRDSMRFGTRGHVDIVAAIPSPGTVLVHRQYDRAHPDYEVGSLIVDALRSTHDGSGEDWNIVEVPAPRTLRDAEGFVDYSYINHLVVDGGVIACSYDDPSDAEAAAILREAYPGRDVVTVDARPLFERGGGIHCITQHQPSAKDLS; encoded by the coding sequence ATGACCACCACCGCAACGACGTTCACGATGCCGTCCGAAACCGCCCCGCAGGACAAGGTGTGGATGGCATTCCCGTGCGAGGGCTACTCCCTCGGCGACGACCCGGAGGCCAAGCACGAGGCCCGCTCCACGTGGGCTGCCGTCGCACACGCTGTTGCCGAGTTCGAGCCGGTGACCGTCGTCGTCGATCCGGCCGAACGCGCCGTCGCATCGACATACCTCTCGCGCGATATCGACATTGTCGAAGCACCGTTGAACGACGCCTGGATGCGCGATATCGGCCCGACATTCGTTCATGCACAGGACGGTTCGGTCGCCGCCGTCGACTGGGTCTTCAACGGCTGGGGTGCACAGGACTGGGCGCAGTGGGACAAGGACAGCCGTATCGGCGAGTTCGTCGCCAATCAGGCTGCAGTACCGCGCATCACGTCGTCGATGGTCAACGAGGGCGGCGGCATCGCGGTCGACGGCGCAGGTACGGTGCTGGTGACCGAGACCGTGCAACTCGATCCGGGCCGCAACCCCGGGCTGTCGAAAGCCGACATCGAAGCGGAACTGGCACGAACCATCGGCGCGCAGCACGTCATCTGGCTGCCGCGCGGACTGACGCGTGATTCCATGCGTTTCGGTACCCGCGGACACGTCGACATCGTCGCGGCCATCCCGTCGCCGGGAACGGTGTTGGTGCATCGGCAATACGATCGGGCTCACCCCGACTACGAGGTCGGCTCACTGATCGTCGACGCACTGCGTTCCACCCACGACGGCTCGGGCGAGGACTGGAACATCGTGGAGGTGCCGGCTCCGCGGACACTGCGTGATGCCGAAGGCTTCGTCGACTACAGCTACATCAATCATCTGGTCGTCGACGGCGGCGTGATCGCCTGCAGTTACGACGACCCGTCCGACGCCGAAGCTGCAGCAATCCTGCGCGAGGCGTACCCGGGCCGGGACGTGGTGACCGTGGACGCGAGGCCGCTGTTCGAGCGCGGCGGCGGAATCCACTGCATCACCCAGCACCAGCCTTCGGCGAAGGATCTCAGCTGA